One region of Fragaria vesca subsp. vesca linkage group LG4, FraVesHawaii_1.0, whole genome shotgun sequence genomic DNA includes:
- the LOC101308663 gene encoding pentatricopeptide repeat-containing protein At5g46100-like, which yields MGSKTLFKWSKQITCSQVGQLIKSEKDLQKALIIFDSATAEYTNGFRHDHDTFGLMISRLVSANQFRSAEALLDRMREEKCSITEDIFLSVCRGYTRVHRPLDSIRVFDKMEDYHCKPTEKSYITIFGILVEENQLKVAFRFYKYMRKTGIPASVVSLNILIKALCKNSSSMDAALQIFHEMPDHGCTPDPYTYGTLINGLCKLGKIGEAKELFHEMGTKGCSPSVVTYTCLIRGLCQSNKLDEAVQLFEDMNCKGISPNVFTYSSLMDGFCKGGRSSEAMELLDLMVSKRLLPNIVTYSTLLHGLCEEGKLREALEILDKMKLQGLKPDAGQYGKIITGFCNVSKFQEAANFLDEMVLSGISPNRLTWSLHVRIHNAVVQGLCNSGNLTRAFQLYLSMRTRGFTNDAETFDTLVKCICKKGDLHKAYRIVDEMVLAGCIPDYGIWNAVVEGFWDRTKVREPAELLQAELMSKLADE from the coding sequence ATGGGGAGTAAGACCCTGTTTAAATGGTCCAAACAGATCACTTGTTCACAAGTCGGGCAGCTGATAAAATCAGAGAAGGACCTCCAAAAAGCGCTGATCATATTTGATTCCGCAACAGCTGAGTACACCAATGGCTTTCGGCATGATCACGACACCTTTGGCCTCATGATATCTAGATTAGTCTCTGCAAACCAGTTCAGGTCTGCCGAGGCGCTGCTTGACAGGATGAGGGAGGAGAAGTGCAGCATTACAGAAGATATATTCTTGTCTGTTTGTAGAGGGTACACTCGAGTTCATAGGCCACTGGATTCTATCAGGGTGTTTGACAAGATGGAGGATTATCATTGCAAACCGACTGAAAAGTCTTACATTACCATATTTGGGATTCTTGTTGAAGAAAACCAGTTGAAGGTTGCTTTCAGATTCTACAAGTATATGAGGAAAACCGGCATTCCAGCTAGTGTTGTTTCACTTAATATTTTGATTAAAGCGCTTTGTAAGAACAGCAGTTCCATGGATGCAGCTCTTCAGATATTTCATGAGATGCCAGATCATGGCTGCACCCCTGATCCATATACATATGGTACTTTGATTAATGGACTGTGCAAGTTGGGGAAGATTGGTGAAGCAAAGGAGCTATTCCATGAGATGGGAACAAAAGGTTGTTCACCGTCTGTTGTTACATATACTTGCTTGATACGGGGTTTGTGCCAATCTAACAAATTGGATGAGGCTGTGCAATTGTTTGAAGACATGAACTGCAAAGGTATCAGCCCAAATGTGTTTACTTATAGCTCTTTGATGGATGGGTTTTGCAAGGGTGGACGTTCTTCAGAAGCAATGGAACTCTTAGACTTGATGGTTAGTAAACGTCTTTTGCCCAACATAGTCACTTATAGTACTTTGCTTCATGGACTCTGTGAAGAAGGGAAACTTCGAGAGGCTTTGGAGATTCTGGACAAGATGAAGCTGCAGGGCTTGAAACCAGATGCAGGGCAGTATGGGAAAATAATTACTGGCTTCTGCAATGTTTCCAAGTTCCAGGAAGCTGCAAACTTTCTTGATGAGATGGTCCTCAGTGGGATTTCACCAAACAGATTAACCTGGAGCCTTCATGTCAGGATCCATAATGCAGTAGTCCAAGGCTTGTGTAATAGCGGCAACCTAACTCGAGCCTTTCAGTTGTATCTTAGCATGCGCACCAGGGGTTTCACAAATGATGCAGAAACTTTTGATACTCTAGTGAAATGCATTTGTAAGAAAGGTGACCTGCACAAAGCTTATCGAATTGTTGATGAGATGGTGCTTGCTGGATGCATTCCAGATTATGGAATATGGAATGCTGTGGTTGAAGGGTTCTGGGATCGCACCAAGGTGCGTGAACCTGCTGAGTTGTTGCAGGCTGAGCTGATGAGCAAATTAGCTGATGAATAA